One Scylla paramamosain isolate STU-SP2022 chromosome 7, ASM3559412v1, whole genome shotgun sequence DNA window includes the following coding sequences:
- the LOC135102455 gene encoding uncharacterized protein LOC135102455 isoform X1, with protein sequence MMKLLLMVAAAVAVSSWIGGGEVMVAAQSGGSAPVVFSDAVSWRGYIRGLGYMRAAQSSEEDIRRINYLPMPELITKTRPSCLESNTIGGDLCEEDPEYDERIKQRVATLMERNQGVHALLSDPSLKDLLVDVEPEPRVNVRFGGDSETPVCSAQETLIYPKRAKTPNDEWVFVLNQEGVQQALRVEKCTSDGSQCLGMVLPNGGTATCRQKHVYRRLLVLGTNQIEPEQVLMPSCCVCYTTYQELVTRIGNNTRGLKPAPVVPPMDAPVAPAMPTSSGPATAPLAGHTHFFPMPLRFSRSNRRSARISYPFGKR encoded by the exons atggtggcggcggcggtggcggtgtcATCGTGGATCGGCGGCGGCGAGGTGATGGTGGCAGCCCAGTCTGGCGGTAGTGCTCCCGTCGTTTTCAGCGATGCAGTGAGTTGGCGTGGCTACATAAGAGGCCTTGGCTACATGAGAGCCGCGCAGTCTTCCGAAGAGGATATTCGAAGAATCAACTAT CTGCCGATGCCCGAACTGATCACGAAGACGCGCCCCTCCTGCCTTGAGTCCAACACCATCGGGGGCGACCTGTGCGAAGAGGACCCGGAGTACGATGAGCGGATCAA GCAGCGCGTGGCCACACTCATGGAAAGGAACCAAGGAGTCCACGCCTTGTTAAGCGACCCTTCTCTCAAAGACCTCCTTGTTGAC GTGGAACCGGAGCCGAGGGTGAACGTTCGCTTCGGCGGGGACTCCGAGACTCCTGTGTGTTCTGCCCAGGAGACCCTCATCTACCCGAAACGCGCTAAGACGCCCAATGATGAGTGGGTGTTTGTGCTGAACCAAGAAGGCGTGCAGCAGGCCCTGAGGGTGGAGAAGTGCACCAG CGACGGCTCGCAGTGCCTGGGGATGGTGCTGCCTAACGGGGGCACAGCCACCTGCCGTCAGAAGCATGTATACCGCCGACTGCTGGTCCTCGGCACCAACCAAATTGAGCCAGAACAGGTGTTGATGCCTTCCTGCTGCGTCTGCTACACCac ATACCAAGAACTGGTGACTCGTATCGGAAACAACACGAGGGGCCTCAAGCCCGCTCCTGTCGTCCCACCCATGGACGCTCCTGTTGCTCCGGCAATGCCCACCTCGTCTGGCCCAGCTACTGCACCACTGGCCGGTCATACTCACTTCTTTCCGATGCCTCTGAGATTCAGCAGGTCAAACAGGAGGTCTGCAAGAATCTCGTACCCATTCGGCAAACGTTGA
- the LOC135102455 gene encoding uncharacterized protein LOC135102455 isoform X2 has protein sequence MMKLLLMVAAAVAVSSWIGGGEVMVAAQSGGSAPVVFSDALPMPELITKTRPSCLESNTIGGDLCEEDPEYDERIKQRVATLMERNQGVHALLSDPSLKDLLVDVEPEPRVNVRFGGDSETPVCSAQETLIYPKRAKTPNDEWVFVLNQEGVQQALRVEKCTSDGSQCLGMVLPNGGTATCRQKHVYRRLLVLGTNQIEPEQVLMPSCCVCYTTYQELVTRIGNNTRGLKPAPVVPPMDAPVAPAMPTSSGPATAPLAGHTHFFPMPLRFSRSNRRSARISYPFGKR, from the exons atggtggcggcggcggtggcggtgtcATCGTGGATCGGCGGCGGCGAGGTGATGGTGGCAGCCCAGTCTGGCGGTAGTGCTCCCGTCGTTTTCAGCGATGCA CTGCCGATGCCCGAACTGATCACGAAGACGCGCCCCTCCTGCCTTGAGTCCAACACCATCGGGGGCGACCTGTGCGAAGAGGACCCGGAGTACGATGAGCGGATCAA GCAGCGCGTGGCCACACTCATGGAAAGGAACCAAGGAGTCCACGCCTTGTTAAGCGACCCTTCTCTCAAAGACCTCCTTGTTGAC GTGGAACCGGAGCCGAGGGTGAACGTTCGCTTCGGCGGGGACTCCGAGACTCCTGTGTGTTCTGCCCAGGAGACCCTCATCTACCCGAAACGCGCTAAGACGCCCAATGATGAGTGGGTGTTTGTGCTGAACCAAGAAGGCGTGCAGCAGGCCCTGAGGGTGGAGAAGTGCACCAG CGACGGCTCGCAGTGCCTGGGGATGGTGCTGCCTAACGGGGGCACAGCCACCTGCCGTCAGAAGCATGTATACCGCCGACTGCTGGTCCTCGGCACCAACCAAATTGAGCCAGAACAGGTGTTGATGCCTTCCTGCTGCGTCTGCTACACCac ATACCAAGAACTGGTGACTCGTATCGGAAACAACACGAGGGGCCTCAAGCCCGCTCCTGTCGTCCCACCCATGGACGCTCCTGTTGCTCCGGCAATGCCCACCTCGTCTGGCCCAGCTACTGCACCACTGGCCGGTCATACTCACTTCTTTCCGATGCCTCTGAGATTCAGCAGGTCAAACAGGAGGTCTGCAAGAATCTCGTACCCATTCGGCAAACGTTGA